The nucleotide window TGCTTTTTCGCGGGCGATCGGTTCTCCCGCATCGGCGCCGAATGCGCCATCGCCGCAATCTCCAGCATTGCGCGAGGCGGCGCCGTTCGCGGCGGCGCCTGTAGCAGCAACATTGAGCAAAGCTCTGGCAACGCCCTGCGAGCGGAACTCCGGCAACGTTGCCAGCCACGCCAGGCGATCGACCGGCAGGCGCAGCGGACCGAAGCCCATCGTGCGGCGAATCAATTGCAAATGCGCGACGAGGCGTCCGTTGTGCCGTATCAGCAGACGGTTGCCGGGATCGTAGCTCGGTTCGTCTTGGCTGGCGTAGAACTCCTCGCGCGAGGGCCCTTGGAAGACGGCCAGCAGCAACTGGTAAACATCGGGGTGATCGCCGGCCCGCCCGCAGACGACTGGCCCCATCGCGGCGTGGCGCGCCGCGATCGACATCGGCGGCCCGATCGCGGCGAACCTTCGCTCGGAAGGCGGCGCGGCAGAAATTCGGCGAGCGCTCGAGGTGGCCGCAGTTAGCCTCGGCGGCGAGAAGGCCGATTTGGCCGATGGTTCGGCGGCATCGGCGGCGCCATTCGTGGAGCCATTGCCGCTCGTGGGGAGAATGCCGCTCGTGGGGCCAATCTGGCTCGACGGGGCGATGCCTTGCCGGCTCGAGCGAGAATGCTCGGCAGCCGGCAATCGTTTGTTAATCGGGTCCGCTATCGGACCGCGTTTCGAACTTTCGAAACGCTTGCTGGGGGCGGCTTCTCGGGCCGCTCGAGACTTTTCTTGAGAGACAACCGCCGAACTCGCGGCGCGGCTCATGCCGAATCCCTTCTTCGTTGGACATTCGATCCATCACGCTCAACATAACGCAAACGATTATAGGGTCGCGAGTTCGCAATGCAAGCAGTTCGCGGCGCATTCAAGAAAAAACTTTGGTTCACAGCGCCGCGCGGATCGTCGCGCATGGCGCCGCACTCCCAGCCCGTTGAACTATTGCCTACGGGTGGTTGCTCTTGTGCCACTGGCTCTGCCCCAACCCGCCAGCGCCACACCAACGAACAAGTGCCACATCAGTCAACGATTGTCGAAGGGTGGGCCGTGTGCCACTGGCCAGCGTAGTCGGCCAGTGCGAGCGCCGTTGGACTCGGCGATGCTCTCCTGACGTTGCCGTTTGGCGCGTGTTCTCGCGTCAGACGCCTCCGAACCGGAACGTCAACTTGCCGGCCGACACTGGCCGACTGGGCTGGCCAGTGCCACACGAAGATATGCTCGTGTCGAACTACTTCAACCGGCTGCCAGTGCCGTCAGATTCCGGGCTGCCGCGACGATGACACGAACGGATTGCTGCGCTGCTCCGTGCCGATCGTCGTTGCCGGACCGTGGCCCGGCAAAACCAGCGTCTCCTCGGGAAGCGAATAGAGCTTCTCGCGAATGCCGGCGGCGAGCGTGCCGAAATCGCCGCCGACGAGGATGTCGGTTCGGCCGACGCTTCCCGCAAACAGCACATCGCCGCCGAACACGACCGGCGGCGTGCCCGCCTTCCACACATACACGACGTGGCCCGTCGAATGGCCGGGTATCTCGCGCACCAACAAATCGAAACCGGCGGCGGAATACTCATCGCCCTCGCGAACCAACACGTCGGCCGGCGGACTGGTGATCGGAAAACCAAATGCCGCCGACAAATTCAGTTTCGCATCCGTCAGCTTTTCCGCCTCGTTCGCGCCGACGACGATCGGGCAATCGGGCCAGCGATGCTTCAGCGCCCCATTGCCGGCGATGTGGTCGCAATGGCCGTGCGTAATCAATATGGCCACCGGCGCGAGCCGCTGGTCGTCCAGATATTCGAGAATCAGGTTAGGCTCCAGGCCAGGATCGACCACGAGGCAATCGCTGCGCCCCTCGAGCCAAGCGATATAGCTGATTTCCTGGTAAGGCCGTGAAACGATCGGCGCATATTGACAATAGGGCAAAATAGGTTCTCCGCGATCCCCTGCCACGCGACGCTTGCAGCTGCGACGGTGAAACAGGATCGTCCGATGTTGCGGTTTGGTCTGGACTCGGCCGGGCGGGTTGGGTAAACAATCGCGTCCCGGCCGAGGCACCATCATTATTTCCGACAGCGGCGGCGATAAAAAGGAGTATTGGCCCCGACAGCCTCTCGGCCGGAACGATTGCGGAAAGCCGCCGCACGGCTGCAGGAGCGAGCCGTGCAGCATGGGGGAAAATGCCCCGTGCAACGTCGTCAAATTCAATCACGGAGGATGACCCATGCGTTGGACCGGCTTTGGCCGATTGCACCGATTTCTCACGGTTGGCATTGCTGCCGCCGCTTGCACTGTGGGCCTGTCGCTGTCGCGCGGCCAATCTTCGCAGCCGGGGCCCGGCACTCCCAGCTATGCTAGCGACGCCAATGTCGGGCCAAACGATCAGGGCCCCGTGGGCTCTGTGGCATCGCTTCCCACCGGCCAATATTCCGGGGGCCCCGCCACGCCGGCCGAGCATCCGCTCGTGCCCGCGCTGCGGATCGCCTATTCCGGAATGGACAATATCAACAAGAACATTCCCGACTACACTTGCCTGCTGGTCAAGCGTGAACGGATCGACGGCAAGCTGGGCGAACACGTGTATATGGCCCTCAAGATCCGCAACCATCCGTTCAGCGTTTACCTCAATTTTCTCAAGCCCGACGATGTCGCCGGCCGCGAAGTGATCTACGTCGAAGGGGCCAACAAAAACGAACTGCAGGCCCACGAGGGAAAAGGGCTGCGGGCTCGATTGGGCACCTTCTCGTTCAACCCGACCAGCGCCATCGCGATGGAAGGCAACCGCTATCCGATCACGCAGATTGGCGTGGCCAATCTCACGCATCGCTTGATCGAAGTGGCCGAGCACGACAAGAAATACGGCGAGTGCGACGTGCAATTCCGCAAGGGCGCGAAAGTGAATGATCGGGTTTGCACGATCATCGAGGT belongs to Pirellulales bacterium and includes:
- a CDS encoding MBL fold metallo-hydrolase, which gives rise to MPYCQYAPIVSRPYQEISYIAWLEGRSDCLVVDPGLEPNLILEYLDDQRLAPVAILITHGHCDHIAGNGALKHRWPDCPIVVGANEAEKLTDAKLNLSAAFGFPITSPPADVLVREGDEYSAAGFDLLVREIPGHSTGHVVYVWKAGTPPVVFGGDVLFAGSVGRTDILVGGDFGTLAAGIREKLYSLPEETLVLPGHGPATTIGTEQRSNPFVSSSRQPGI
- a CDS encoding DUF1571 domain-containing protein, with amino-acid sequence MRWTGFGRLHRFLTVGIAAAACTVGLSLSRGQSSQPGPGTPSYASDANVGPNDQGPVGSVASLPTGQYSGGPATPAEHPLVPALRIAYSGMDNINKNIPDYTCLLVKRERIDGKLGEHVYMALKIRNHPFSVYLNFLKPDDVAGREVIYVEGANKNELQAHEGKGLRARLGTFSFNPTSAIAMEGNRYPITQIGVANLTHRLIEVAEHDKKYGECDVQFRKGAKVNDRVCTIIEVTHPIPRRNFLFHKAVVYVDDQLNVPIRYEAYSWPKVPGGAPVLDEEYTYINMKVNVGLTDADFDIHNPAYHFKESGH